The segment GATCTCGTCCTTGTCCAGCTCGGCGTTCTTCCTCTGGGCCCAGAGCTTCCACACGTCAAGCCCCTCCTCAGGCTTCAGAGAACAGGAAAGCATCATCTCTGTATGCCCCTGGCCCTCCATCTCTGCTACTGCCATGGTCTGACCCTGCGCAGACACACCAGGGCTATCAGTATGCAAAACAAATGCAGCAAGAGACCAGGCTATTCAAGTTAAGACCCTAAACAGAAATTAAATCAGGATTATAAATTATATCAATCTTTGATATAGATGTTTGGGGCTTGTAGAATTATAATCTGTAGCTGCTGAATAGAGTGACCTGTAGTTGCTGTGTGTCCTGGACCTGCACCCCTCCCTGTGTGTGCAGCACCTGCTGCTGGGGGTCCCAGATGAGCGACTGCGTGGTGTTGCCGTACCCTTGCACCGCCACAGGGATGTGGATGTTCCCGTGCATGAACTGGGCCGGGAATAGAGAGTTGGCCGCCACTGTCTGGTATTGCACTTCTTCATGACCCACCGACGACCCTGTCATCGTGGAAACTGCATGACTCGAGCCAATCGTAACTTGCGTTGGCGTAGTGTGTGCCATTGTCGTTGTAGTCCCCCCACCAACCTGCACAGCGCTGTATGCTTCCTGGGGGATGGCGATGTGTGTGACACCGCCCTGATCACGTGACCCTGGCGGGGCAGAGTAGACTGGGATGGTCCAGGTCTCTCCAGTGGGGCTGGTGATGGTACCTGTAGCACTGTACAGGTGGCTGCTATCTACAGTCAACACGTCTGGCCTCAGAGATACGTAGCTCTGCTGCTGTCCCTGACCCTGGGGGATTGCTAGCACAGTGGCCAGCTGCTGACCAGGCAGGGCGTAGGACACTGTGATGGGCATGTCCACCTTACGCTTCTTGGCTGGCTGGAGGGGGGAGGTGGTAGGGATGGTGTTTCCCCGGGGAGAGCCCTGCtgctgggagggggagagagctcCCACcgtctggatctggatctgttgACCACCCGCCACCGCTGCCATCAACTGGGCCTGCAGCTTTGAGGGAGAGATGTTAAAATACATTATCTGTAAAGTATATGTATACACCAACTGGAATGTGTGTTTACCTGTTGGTGCTGTTCTTCTGTGAGGTCCCCGGACTGTATTAGCTGGGCTGTGGTGACCCCCTGTAGCTGTTGATTGGAGGAGGAGGGCAGCTGCAGCACCTGGCCCCCCACCCCAACCACCTGGCCCTGATGTTGCCCCCCGATCTGCACCTACAGAAGACATATACATTTCAGTTAACCAGCATAGTCATATGTTCTCAGCCATAATTGGCACTCATTTTTATGAGAGTggcagagacagagcgagagagaaagacagaaagagtaGATGATTATACCTGTATTATGTCTTGGCCTTGGTGCATGGCTGTGGTCATATTTGGTGAGAGCTGCTGCTGTGCTGCCATCACCTGTTGCTGGGACACCTGTACCTGCTGTTGCTGAAGGTAGAGCACAGGGTAGTTTTATTATAATATGGATCATGTCACCAAATCCATCTCGTCTTTCACAAACTCGACATTCTCTtttcctcactctgtctcttaccGGACAGGCCAGTTCCAGCAGTGACCCAGCCACCTCGGTGTTGTCTGTGTATATGCAGTTTGCTCCCTGCTGGTACaccgtagtggtggtagtggttgtggcGGTAGCACCGCTCTGATGATTGAACTCCTGCAGTGCCTCGGGGCCCTTGTTGGCCAGGGACTCCAGGAACTCCTTCATCCGATGCTGGGGGACACTGCGGGCCTTCAGCCTCACCAGATCCTCAAACGAGCCCCCCGAACCCTCCATGTTATTCATCACAGCCCAACGCTACTCTTCTACAGGGGATAGGATGGGGTGCCTGTGTTTGTCATAGACAAGACATGTCAGTTATTTACTTTAAACCTGCAGTAATCTACTTACTGTCATGAAGGCTTAAAGGGCAACTCCAAAATATGCGAAAAGCACATTTCTACATATTATAGAAATAAATAAAGTTAAAAAGTTCTACCCGAAAACATCAAATgccaaaacattttaaaaaacaactgATTTTCAAACTGAGATATAAGGTGATGTGGGGAGCAAGAAAAATATATTGTTGCAGGTTTTGAAAATCAGTTTTTTACAGGGTAGGATTAAAAGTGATGTCAGAAGCATTTTTTAGGACCTTGTGTTTTTATCACAGATCATAGAAACGTGCCGTTTTCACATATTTAGACAAAGGTTACAATGAATATAAGTTACAATGAATATGTAAATAGGGTTGTGGTACACTACAGTTGTCTATCACAAAAAAAATGCTTTAATTTTTGACGGTATTTAACGTTTTAGGACAAGAATATTTGCTGACAGACAAGGGGGTAACTTTTGTGGCCGTTCAATCACTACCAATCGGTATTAGGTGGCCTTAGACTCCGTTCTGTCCGGACAGGACATTGACAGAGGTAAACATTCCTGCCTTCAACATCTGACAGAAGCTAAATGTTAATTCTACTAGCATGGTGTATCGGGATTCGGGGGGTGCTGCAAAAGAGTTGTATCAACTCAGAGGAATTAAATGATCCACTCGGAAGTCGGAACAATGAAAACTGTTCAGTGACAGTCGAGGTCAGGGCGAGCGCTCACCAGGTAGGTCTTGTCCTGGTTCTTCGCTCGAGCAGGTCGGTTGCGAGAACACCGAACGAAGATGAAACAATCTCACATTTGACTGGGTGTGAATTAAGTAATTGTTCATATTGTCATTGATACTGAACAAATGCCAAGTGTACATTAGCTACTGTTGCTAAAGGCGAAATATGGGTGCTGTAAATCTACTGTAACGTTACAAGCTAACTGACGTTAGCGGACTACGGTATTTTGCTCGTTCCCGTGGAGTCCCCTCCTCCCTACCGGCCTACTAAACAAACAGAATATGCAGGTCTTGAGCAAATCAAATACGCCATGTTAATGAAAGCACAAAATAGATAATGTGGCGAATAGAATGTCAGTATAAAACGTGTTAAATTCAGTAACAGTATagctcgctcctctcctccctgcctggCTTTACTGTTACCTCTCTTCTCCCAGGCCGACCAAATCCACTCTCTATCCGCCCAGAAATGCAGCTCCACAAGCCAGTAGCAGAGTTTTTCTTGTGCCTAAGAGAGATACAAATTGTCTCAGTGATCTTTTAGACTTGGATTTTTCACGTTTTCTTGCTATTTTGTCTATTATTTTCCCTTTTATTTTGCAGTCAGATTTCACTGGGCGCCATCTTACAACTACACCCCTTTCGTCCAATCAGATGGCGTTCTACTGCGGCGTGTTGCTAACGCGAGATTACCCTCTTCAGATGCCGCGATAAATTGATGCGACGGTCATTTTAAAGGGGACATGCAGTGCAACATGCCACACGTATTACAACCTCGTGACAAAAACGCTTCCAGATGAAGCATAACTCAAGATTAAATAGCAATCTAATTGCTTTAAAGTGTGAATTAAATATATTGTTCATAAGGCTGTGTGCTGCTCATGAGGAACAACCTTACAATAAATCTCACTTTCCATTTAAATCTTTTCCACATCCAAAAGCTTGAAAATAACCTTTGCTCAGCACTGTACGTAGGTAACATTATTTTAGTGAAGAACCCTGGCAGCAGGGTAATAATGACTGTGGGTACTGAGTTTTAGAAACAGCATCTGCCCCAGTCCACTTTAAAGAGCTTCTAACTGGTATCTTGCCTAGTTCTCATAAGGGAGACCACAAGAAATGTGCCAATTATTCATGTGGAGCTGGGACAGCTCTGGGCAGACAAGAGTTAATTCGCATGCACTCCACTTCCTCAAAAAGTGGTCTGTGTTCCTCCCACAATGCAAGTGTGCCTTTAAGTGGATTGTGTGGAAGTACGAGAGTGAGTGGTCATCCCTTTCACTGCTTTTTAAAATAAATTTTTGTATTTAACTTTCACTGTTAAAGTTGATTAAGAAACACACCTACATTAACCCAAGGTCAACACTGACTCAGACACTTTGTAATATCTATTTTACaattgtttttcatggttttatTCATGGTTTCCTCTCAAATGTGTCACCAAATGTTGCATTTATAAGCATCTATGTTGTGAGAGATCAGCAGAGCTTAGCTTGATGATGATAAGTTTGACTATGGACTCAGAGCTTGACAGGATGGGTTCACATCATACAAACTTACAGTAAGACCCTTATTACCCCAATTATAAATGAGCTGTGGTCCTCAAAAGGAGGTACCTTGCGACAGTTTCCAAGTCTGTGCAAATGCTAAACTGAAAGATGCCCAAAAACCACAATTCTGGATTTCAAATCAACTCCTAAGCACATCTGTAGATCTGGATTGGATAGGTCTATTCAATATGGCAAAAAGTCCAAGCCTATCAGAGGTCTATCAAGATGGAACATTGCTTACACCCATTGATACTTTCAGATCTAAATCATGTCAGGTGTAGGGGACAGGGGTTGATTTGGGGTTCAGACATGTTTGAGGGCTCATGGGAAGCAGGCAGTCCAGCTTGATCTCATTCCGCCCAATCACATCTTCCCGGGATCCTCTTTGAGGGTGACCGTTCTGTTGAAGACGAGCTGCAGGGagaggaaagctgccgttaccctCTGGCTCATGCTCTATGGAAATTTCTCTTAGGTCACCAATTTCATAAGATTAAATTATTTACTTTGAAATGTAGAATGTAATAACACCCCAGTTCTCACTCCTTTTTGCCACCTGTGTCAATCAACTATTCAGTTTCTGGACCGTACCTTGTCTGCTGTGCTGTCTGGGTCCAGTGCGAAGTAGCCCACTCTCTCAAACTGGAACTTGTCAAACACTTTTGCCTTGCTCACGGAGATGTCCACCAAGGCACTGTCAATCACTTGCAGGGAGTTctgggggacagagaggacatagGAAACATTTTGACATGAGTGCAACTCAAGAATCCTCTCCTGGTCTCCTTTCCTTAATCAGTATGTGCGGAGGTTGTGTGTGTCCATGACAGTAACACTTAGACACACTCACAGGGTTGATGTCACTTAGGAAGCCACCGGGCACCTCAGACGGGTCCTCAGGATTTTTGTGAAGGAATCTGTAACAGATGGAAAAAAATTGACAGCGAGAGAGAAATCATTCCATACCTAGCAGACAGATATATTTACAGACgtgtctctctcacagacacacacgcaaagCTTTTTCAGTGACTCACAGTCTTTCGTATAGACGGATTTCACACTTCTGGGGCTCGCTGACCCAGTGGATGAAGGCCTTAGGTTTCTCTGAAGCCTCATTGGAACTACAGCAATGCACCTCCAACTCCACCACCCTGCCCTGGGCAtcctgagagagatggagagcgagggagaaacaGAGTAAGAAAGCAGAAGATAATAGCAAaatgagagaatcagagagaggaaagggagaagacAGAAGGTGTGGGGGACAGAAAGAAGACTAACATCCTGCCAGGACAAACAGGCATGTTTGTAGGTTCATAGTCAACATGGTTCTTTGTTTTTTGTAGTCTTTCAATCTGAGAGAAGCATTTCACCTTGATGACCTTCTGTACAGATATGACATAGCCAGCATGCCTCAGGCCTACTGGCTGATCTGGGGTCAGACGCTTGTAGCCCTTCTCCATCACCTGCAGAGGGAGATTGTGTGTGAGAGCAGcagggttaacacacacacacttacaaagtACACAGACCTTGTATTGAGAGCATGGGCACTAAGACCCACACAACTTGTCACCTACCTCTCTAAAGTCGCTCTGCTCAATGAAGATGGTGCGTGTAAATGGAACAACATGGCTGCCCATGAACTCATTGGCTGGGAAGTCAGGCACACGGACATCATTCTAGGAGAGGAGATAAATAAATGGTTCGCATTCGCACTAATTCTTGAAGCAAAAgtgattgtgtgagtgttttCATACCCGTATGCCCTCAGGCAGGTTGGTGATGGTGACTTTGAGGGGCTCCAGGACGGCCATGGCTCGGGGGGCGTGATCATTCAGCACATCCCTCACACACGACTCTAACATGTGGGGCTCCATCGTTGCCTGGGCAACAGTCACTCCAACCTGGCAAGATGGAATAAAACATTCAAACAATAGTATTGCTTACTCCACCGTCTCCCTATCCCGTACCTTCGCACAGAAGTTGTTGATGGCCTCAGATGGGAAGCCCCTCCTCCTCAGAGCAGTCAGAGTGAAGAGACGAGGGTCGTCCCAGTCCCTGCGAAACACAAACCGTCAGTGGAAGTCTCTCTCACATACAGATAGTTACTTTGGCACAAATAATGTAGTTTGGCTCTGGAAACAAATAGTTTGGTTGGGAGAAATCTAGATTTTCATACCATCATACGCTATTACCGTATGTGCACGCAAGGTGCtataacaacaaaaacaaaacaatttaagCAACAGGGATCTTGATCTAGACAACTAGccacttagctagcaagttagccaaCCAAATGCATAGATGGAGCCCTGAGCTGGATCATACCTTTTAAAAATACCCTGGTATACGGTGTATTGCCCAAGACTACAGTTTGGCCATAGAAACAAATAGTTGTGTCCATGTGTGTAATGCTGACCTGACAGTTCCTTCCTCCACCAGTTTGATGATCTTCCTCTTGGAGACAACGGTGTAGGTGAGGTTCAGACGGCCATATTCCCACTGCACAGGGCAGTACACGTCCAGAGCATTACACAGCCAGAAATACGATGACCGCCTGAAGGACACACACAAGCATGTTAAGAGAATCAAAGGTTTTAAAGAACCAACAACTTAAAAGGAAAGTTGACCCAGAAATTACTACAACACACAGCATACCTGGC is part of the Oncorhynchus masou masou isolate Uvic2021 chromosome 33, UVic_Omas_1.1, whole genome shotgun sequence genome and harbors:
- the LOC135527939 gene encoding transcriptional regulator QRICH1-like isoform X4; translated protein: MNNMEGSGGSFEDLVRLKARSVPQHRMKEFLESLANKGPEALQEFNHQSGATATTTTTTTVYQQGANCIYTDNTEVAGSLLELACPQQQVQVSQQQVMAAQQQLSPNMTTAMHQGQDIIQVQIGGQHQGQVVGVGGQVLQLPSSSNQQLQGVTTAQLIQSGDLTEEQHQQLQAQLMAAVAGGQQIQIQTVGALSPSQQQGSPRGNTIPTTSPLQPAKKRKVDMPITVSYALPGQQLATVLAIPQGQGQQQSYVSLRPDVLTVDSSHLYSATGTITSPTGETWTIPVYSAPPGSRDQGGVTHIAIPQEAYSAVQVGGGTTTTMAHTTPTQVTIGSSHAVSTMTGSSVGHEEVQYQTVAANSLFPAQFMHGNIHIPVAVQGYGNTTQSLIWDPQQQVLHTQGGVQVQDTQQLQGQTMAVAEMEGQGHTEMMLSCSLKPEEGLDVWKLWAQRKNAELDKDEINKLAPIGRRQALRFQEDLVSCAVAELSVGLSHMCQEARGLEGETYGADVLYYVFLCIQKYLVDNGRVDDVFSDPYYGRFSQCLHRILEPWRPSVHPLGPGYLIASQVTEEMLWECKQLGAHSPATLLTTLMFFNTK
- the LOC135527939 gene encoding transcriptional regulator QRICH1-like isoform X2, which codes for MNNMEGSGGSFEDLVRLKARSVPQHRMKEFLESLANKGPEALQEFNHQSGATATTTTTTTVYQQGANCIYTDNTEVAGSLLELACPQQQVQVSQQQVMAAQQQLSPNMTTAMHQGQDIIQVQIGGQHQGQVVGVGGQVLQLPSSSNQQLQGVTTAQLIQSGDLTEEQHQQLQAQLMAAVAGGQQIQIQTVGALSPSQQQGSPRGNTIPTTSPLQPAKKRKVDMPITVSYALPGQQLATVLAIPQGQGQQQSYVSLRPDVLTVDSSHLYSATGTITSPTGETWTIPVYSAPPGSRDQGGVTHIAIPQEAYSAVQVGGGTTTTMAHTTPTQVTIGSSHAVSTMTGSSVGHEEVQYQTVAANSLFPAQFMHGNIHIPVAVQGYGNTTQSLIWDPQQQVLHTQGGVQVQDTQQLQGQTMAVAEMEGQGHTEMMLSCSLKPEEGLDVWKLWAQRKNAELDKDEINKLAPIGRRQALRFQEDLVSCAVAELSVGLSHMCQEARGLEGETYGADVLYYVFLCIQKYLVDNGRVDDVFSDPYYGRFSQCLHRILEPWRPSVHPLGYLIASQVTEEMLWECKQLGAHSPATLLTTLMFFNTKYFQLKTVEQHLKLAFSKVLRHTRKSPNNPKDKCTSIRYLKPVGQHQIGQKVTDDMYAEQLEHPENPLRCPIKLYDFYLFKCPQSAKGRNDAFYLNPEPVVAPNSPLWYSTQPINREQMEHILARCLIVREIQEAVANIH
- the LOC135527939 gene encoding transcriptional regulator QRICH1-like isoform X3, with amino-acid sequence MNNMEGSGGSFEDLVRLKARSVPQHRMKEFLESLANKGPEALQEFNHQSGATATTTTTTTVYQQGANCIYTDNTEVAGSLLELACPQQQVQVSQQQVMAAQQQLSPNMTTAMHQGQDIIQVQIGGQHQGQVVGVGGQVLQLPSSSNQQLQGVTTAQLIQSGDLTEEQHQQLQAQLMAAVAGGQQIQIQTVGALSPSQQQGSPRGNTIPTTSPLQPAKKRKVDMPITVSYALPGQQLATVLAIPQGQGQQQSYVSLRPDVLTVDSSHLYSATGTITSPTGETWTIPVYSAPPGSRDQGGVTHIAIPQEAYSAVQVGGGTTTTMAHTTPTQVTIGSSHAVSTMTGSSVGHEEVQYQTVAANSLFPAQFMHGNIHIPVAVQGYGNTTQSLIWDPQQQVLHTQGGVQVQDTQQLQGQTMAVAEMEGQGHTEMMLSCSLKPEEGLDVWKLWAQRKNAELDKDEINKLAPIGRRQALRFQEDLVSCAVAELSVGLSHMCQEARGLEGETYGADVLYYVFLCIQKYLVDNGRVDDVFSDPYYGRFSQCLHRILEPWRPSVHPLGPGYLIASQVTEEMLWECKQLGAHSPATLLTTLMFFNTKYFQLKTVEQHLKLAFSKVLRHTRKSPNNPKDKCTSIRYLKPVGQHQIGQKDDMYAEQLEHPENPLRCPIKLYDFYLFKCPQSAKGRNDAFYLNPEPVVAPNSPLWYSTQPINREQMEHILARCLIVREIQEAVANIH
- the LOC135527939 gene encoding transcriptional regulator QRICH1-like isoform X1 → MNNMEGSGGSFEDLVRLKARSVPQHRMKEFLESLANKGPEALQEFNHQSGATATTTTTTTVYQQGANCIYTDNTEVAGSLLELACPQQQVQVSQQQVMAAQQQLSPNMTTAMHQGQDIIQVQIGGQHQGQVVGVGGQVLQLPSSSNQQLQGVTTAQLIQSGDLTEEQHQQLQAQLMAAVAGGQQIQIQTVGALSPSQQQGSPRGNTIPTTSPLQPAKKRKVDMPITVSYALPGQQLATVLAIPQGQGQQQSYVSLRPDVLTVDSSHLYSATGTITSPTGETWTIPVYSAPPGSRDQGGVTHIAIPQEAYSAVQVGGGTTTTMAHTTPTQVTIGSSHAVSTMTGSSVGHEEVQYQTVAANSLFPAQFMHGNIHIPVAVQGYGNTTQSLIWDPQQQVLHTQGGVQVQDTQQLQGQTMAVAEMEGQGHTEMMLSCSLKPEEGLDVWKLWAQRKNAELDKDEINKLAPIGRRQALRFQEDLVSCAVAELSVGLSHMCQEARGLEGETYGADVLYYVFLCIQKYLVDNGRVDDVFSDPYYGRFSQCLHRILEPWRPSVHPLGPGYLIASQVTEEMLWECKQLGAHSPATLLTTLMFFNTKYFQLKTVEQHLKLAFSKVLRHTRKSPNNPKDKCTSIRYLKPVGQHQIGQKVTDDMYAEQLEHPENPLRCPIKLYDFYLFKCPQSAKGRNDAFYLNPEPVVAPNSPLWYSTQPINREQMEHILARCLIVREIQEAVANIH